The following DNA comes from Musa acuminata AAA Group cultivar baxijiao chromosome BXJ1-4, Cavendish_Baxijiao_AAA, whole genome shotgun sequence.
AGAGCGGCCCCCTTGTGTGAGTGGAGCCATCGCCTTGAATCGCAGAGCTGCAAGGGCCGAGATATGGGCCGCAGAGGTCGGGATTGCCGACGAAGGAGCTCGCATTGAAGTAACTGAACTGGCCGGTGCCAGGGACGAGGCCGGAGAGGTTATTGTACGAGAAATCAATGGCCGTGAGGCTCTGCATCGTGGCGATGGACGACGGGATGTTCCCCTCGAGCTGGTTCCGGGATAAGTTCAGGTAGTTCAAGATCCTCATCCCGGTTATCTCCGATGGGATCTCGCCAGATAGCTCATTCCGGCTGAGGTCCACAAAGGTTAGAAGCTTGCACTGGCTAATCTCCGGCGATATCAGCCCGGAGAACTGATTCCCGCTGAAATCCACCTTAGAGAGCTGCTGCAGCCTCCCGATCTCTGGCGGGATGCGGCCGGAGAACTGGTTTTGGTTCAAGAGAAGCTTCTGGACGCCGGAGAAGTTGCCGACAGACGGTGGAAGCGGCCCCGAGAGCCGGTTGTTGGATAGGCTAATCTGGCCGAGGTCCGGCGAGATGAGGGCGGCGCCGGTGTCTGGAAACCCGCCTGTGAGCAGATTGTCCTGGAGTTCGATCTGGGAGAGCCTGGGCAAGCTGAGCAGACCGTCGGGGATCGATCCATTGAGGTAGTTCTCACCCAGTCGGATGCGGCTGAGGGATTCGCACCGGCCGAGTGTATCCGGTATGGGGCCGAAGAGGAAGTTCCCGAGGACGATGAGGGTTTGAAGCCTGTTGCCGGAGCAGAGGTCCGGGGGGAGGTTACCGGTGAGCTTGTTCGACGAAAGGTCGAGGAGCTCTAGCTGGCCACTCTGGCCTAGTCGCCGCGGAATACCGCCGGTGAAGTTGTTCTCCCAGAGCTGGAGTACCTCCAACGTCGGCAGGTCGGCGATGAACTCTGGGATCGATCCGTGAAGCTTGTTGCGGAAGAGGTTGAGAAGGGTCAGGTTCTGGAGGTCGGCGAATGTGGCGGGAATCTCGCCGGCGAGGGCGTTGTTGGAGAGATCCATGGACTTGAGGCTGCGGAGGCGGCCCATCTCCGGCGGCAGGTCACCGGTGAGGCCGTTCACCTGGAGGAAGATCGTATCGAGGTTCTGGAGGTTGCCAAGTTCGGGAGGAATCTTGCCCGAGAGGCCGCAGTTGGCCATGTCGAGGCGGACAAGCGCCGCGAGGCCGCCGATCTCCGGTGGGATCCTGCCCTCGAAGCTGTTGAAGTAGCCAAGGTAGAGTTGACGGAGGGTGGTGAGTTTGCCCAGCTCCGGTGGTATCGGGCCGCCGAGCTCATTGCCGGAGACAGCAAGGTACTCGAGGAACTCCCAGCGGCCGAACTCAGGGGGGATGACACCGGTGAAGAAGTTGCCGCCGAGGTGGAGGTGGCGGAGCTCGGGGAGCTCGGCGACCTCGGTGGGGAGGGGGCCGGTGAGGTTGTTGTTGTAGAGGTCGAGAACGAGGAGATTCTTGAGGCGGGCGAGGGCGGAGGGGAAGGAACCGTTGAAGAGGTTGTTGGAGAGGTTGAGGTGGCGGAGGTCGGATAGGCGGGAGAGCTCGGC
Coding sequences within:
- the LOC135641531 gene encoding leucine-rich repeat receptor-like serine/threonine-protein kinase BAM1; protein product: MALLRRLPLLLLLLLLFELGPLAAAAEDGSDVEALLSLKADFSDATSAVLSAWNSSADDDHCSWPGVSCDPLQGFVVSLDLTGLNLSGTLSPAVGRLRHLLNLSAASNSLSGPIPAELSRLSDLRHLNLSNNLFNGSFPSALARLKNLLVLDLYNNNLTGPLPTEVAELPELRHLHLGGNFFTGVIPPEFGRWEFLEYLAVSGNELGGPIPPELGKLTTLRQLYLGYFNSFEGRIPPEIGGLAALVRLDMANCGLSGKIPPELGNLQNLDTIFLQVNGLTGDLPPEMGRLRSLKSMDLSNNALAGEIPATFADLQNLTLLNLFRNKLHGSIPEFIADLPTLEVLQLWENNFTGGIPRRLGQSGQLELLDLSSNKLTGNLPPDLCSGNRLQTLIVLGNFLFGPIPDTLGRCESLSRIRLGENYLNGSIPDGLLSLPRLSQIELQDNLLTGGFPDTGAALISPDLGQISLSNNRLSGPLPPSVGNFSGVQKLLLNQNQFSGRIPPEIGRLQQLSKVDFSGNQFSGLISPEISQCKLLTFVDLSRNELSGEIPSEITGMRILNYLNLSRNQLEGNIPSSIATMQSLTAIDFSYNNLSGLVPGTGQFSYFNASSFVGNPDLCGPYLGPCSSAIQGDGSTHTRGPLSASFKLLLVTGLLICSIAFAVAAIIKARSLKKASEARAWKLTAFQRLEFTCDDVLDCLKEENIIGKGGAGVVYKGVMPNGEQVAVKRLPAAMSWGSSRDHGFSAEIQTLGRIRHRHIVRLLGFCSNHETNLLVYEYMPNGSLGEVLHGKKGGHLLWHTRYKIAVEAAKGLCYLHHDCSPLILHRDVKSNNILLDSDFEAHVADFGLAKFLQDSGTSECMSAIAGSYGYIAPEYAYTLKVDEKSDVYSFGVVLLELVTGRKPVGEFGDGVDIVQWVRRMTDSSKEGVLKILDHRLPTVPLDEVMHVFYVAMLCVEEQSVGRPTMREVVQILTDLPRPATTQGDDCEAPIREAQSSSSPPPDLLSI